The Actinomycetota bacterium genome contains the following window.
CAGCCAATCCATTGCTCAAGTAGATTGCGCCAATCACTGCCTCTACGGTGTCAGCAAGTATTGAGGACTTGTCGCGGCCACCTGTGGCCTCTTCACCTTTACCTAGTAAAAGATAATCTCCTAGGCGTAATTCGCGAGCAACGGAAGCGAGTGCGCGAGCATTAACAACAGCTGAGCGCATTTTGGCCAATTGACCTTCTGGTAAATCCTGATGTTCTTGGTAAAGAAAGTCTGTGATTATGATGCTTAAGACTGAGTCGCCTAAAAATTCCAGTCGCTCATTAGTTGGGATTCCACCTGATTCGTATGCAAAAGATCGATGGGTGAGAGCAAGTGCTATCAGTTGTTCGTCAATTGATAATCCGAGCCGAGCGAATAAATCGTCGTACGACGCAGACATGAGATTAGACGCTGAGAACCTGACGCTTGTCGTAGGTGCCACAAGTTGTGCAAGCGGTGTGCTGCAACTTAGGTGCACGGCAACGATCACAGGTAGCAAGATTTGCTGCTGTGGTCTTCCATGCAGAACGACGATGACGTGTGTTGCTGCGTGAAGTCTTACGCTTTGGAACGGCCACTTTACGCCTTCCTTTTCTTCCTAAATTGGGCTTTTGCCCCTCTAATCTTGGCTTCTAGGCTCGGGTCTGGTCAAATCGGCAAGTGCAGACCACCTCGGATCTGTAATTTCATGCTGATGTTCGGGCTGTTCATTGAGATTCTGGCCACATTCGACACAGAGGCCAAGGCAGTCAGACTTACAAAGTGGCTGGATTGGCAGGGCTAGAACTACCGCATCACGCAGTAACGGCTCGAGATCGATTAAATCGTCCTCGACTTTGAGAACATCTTCGTTATCTAACTCGTCCTCAACTACCCGGCCACGATGATCGGTATCTGGGTACTCATAGAGTTCCTGCAGATCAACTTCTAAATCGTATGAAAGTGGCTCGAGGCATCGCGAACATTCACCGGTCACTGTCACTAGAGCAGTGCCAGTTACAAGCACACCTTCCATTACCGACTCCAGCCGAAGGTCGAATTCAACTTCCGAATCTTGAGCCACGCTTATTACGCCAATTCCCAATTCCTCAACCAAAGTCACATTAAAAGTCTTGGTTTTCATTGCTCCAGCTCGGCGACCCAAATCACGAACGTCTAGTACTAAGGGAACATGTGGGTCTAATGAAGTCATCTCGGGTCCTCTACGCCTGAGCGGTGAATTTATTTTTTAGTGCCTCTTGGACAGCTACTGGCACCAAGCCTGAAACATCACCATTAAATTTGGCGACTTCTTTAATCAAGCTTGAGGAAAGAAAGCTGAATTCAGGATTCGTCGCCACGAAAAATGTATCAACGCCAAGTGTTGAATTCATCTGCGCCATTTGTAGTTCGTAATCAAAATCCGAAACGGCTCGTAGTCCTTTAACGATTGCTTTGATATCGTGATTAGCGCAGTAATCAGCCAAAAGTCCTTCGAAGGTATCCACAACAATGTTTGAATAATCCGCGGTGCATTCGCGAAGCATTGCTACTCGTTCATCAATTGAGAACAAGCCAGACTTAGTGCTATTAATCAAGACTGCAACAGTGACGTGATCAAACTGATCGGCTGCGCGAGCGAATACATCAAGGTGTCCATTTGTTACCGGGTCAAATGACCCCGGACAAACTGCTTTACGCATAAGACCTCCTACACCTCTACTCTGTCAGGTGCATAGACTCCATACCAAATTCCCGTATCGCCATAACTTTTTTGCGCGTATTCATGTATTGAATCCGGCCAAGCCAGTGTCGACTTAGCACTGCGCTCAACAACTATGAATGCCTCTTGGGAAAGCCATTTGTTGTTGGCTAAACCTGAAATCACATCAACCAATGCCGAGTTTGGCAATGCATAAGGCGGATCTAAAAAAACTAGGTCATAAGGCCCAGAATTTGGCGGATTTGAAGTGGAGACCGAAACATCCACTTTGCTGATTACCGCTCGCTCTTGATTCAACTCCTTAATATTTGCCGCTATGCAATCTGCAGCAGAAGCGTCCTTTTCAATAAATGTGCACTGCAGCGCACCGCGCGACATTGCTTCAAGGCCCATCGCACCAGAGCCCGCATACAAATCGAGCACCTTTGTTCCGGCAAAGTCACCAAGTGCGTGCTGCACCGTTGAAAATACCGCTTCCCGAACTCGACTTGATGTTGGTCGGGTAACAGATGCCGGGACAATCAACCTTCGGCCTTTGTGTCGCCCGCTAATAATTCGTGTCATGATTTCTTCACAAACTCCGCACGGCTCGCAACTAATGCAGTTACTGCTCGAGCTAGTGCTGGTTGGTTTTCCAAGTTTGGATCGGTCTGCACTATCGCTTGGGCCAGTTCACGAGCTTGTTCTAGCAATGGGGCATCTGCGATGATGCTCACTAATTTCAAACTGGAATGCACACCTGATTGCTCACGACCCAGCACATCACCCTCGCGACGTTGCTCTAAATCAAGCGCTGCTAATTCAAATCCATCTGTGGTGGATGCTACAGCAGCAAGCCGCGCTCGAGCTGGACTGTACTGACTTGATTCAGTAACTAATAGGCAAAGGCCAGGTAGAGAGCCACGACCAACACGACCGCGCAATTGATGTAATTGGCTAATACCAAATCGATCTGCATCCATAATCACCATTGTTGTTGCATTGGGGACATCGACACCAACTTCAATAACAGTGGTTGAAATCAGGACTTCAATTCCATCTGGACTGCTCGGTCCAGCAGTAAATCGCTGCATCACTGCATCTTTATCGGCCGGCGACATTTGTCCATGCAAGGCGCCAACGCGCAAATCTGCAAGCGGTCCTGTAGTTAGTTCGTTAAATAGATCTTCCAAAGCAACGGCAGGGCGACTTTTAGCTTCAGCGTCCTTGTCCTGCTGACTGGCGATGCGCGGCACAACGATATAAACCTGATGGCCCTGAGTCACTTCCTCGCGGATTCGTTGCCAAGCTCGCTCTAAGTGTGCGGGTTTCTCTGCCGCCGCAACTACGTGAGTGGTTATTGGCTGACGACCTTTAGGTAGTTCGGTCAAAGTGGAGACGGCTAGAGCGCCAAAGGCCGTCATTGCAACAGTGCGCGGAATTGGTGTTGCGGTCATTACTAAGACATGTGGCCTGCGTTCGGTTCCAGCTTTAGAAACTAGGGTGGCCCGTTGCTCAACGCCAAATCGATGTTGTTCGTCAATGACGACAAGGCCCAAGTCAAAAAAATCTACTCGGTCTTCTAATAGTGCATGAGTACCAATGACGATGCCTGCTTGGCCGCTCGTGATATCCAGCAGAGCTTTGCGTCGTTGCGCGGTATTTAACGATCCCGTGAGCAAAGTTACTCCGGTTGCGCCTTCGGCAGCCCCGAGTTCGCCTGCCCTTGCAAGCGGTCCAAGTAAGTTAGTGACGGCCCGATAATGTTGCATTGCCAATACTTCTGTTGGCGCAAGTAGAGCCGCCTGTCCCCCGCTATCTACCACAGTGAGCATTGCTCGAACAGCAATAACGGTCTTCCCACTACCGACTTCACCCTGGAGAAGTCTGTGCATTGGATGGCCAGTTGCAAGTTCAGCAGCTAACGTCTCTGCCACTTCAACCTGACCTTGGGTTAATGAGAATGGCAAACTTTGGTCAAATGAATCAAGCAATCCGCCAACTTTTGGAGTTCTGGCTATTGCTGGCCACTTGGCATCTTCATACCTTTGTTGCGCCAAAATGATTTGCAAAGCTAGCGCTTCATCCCATTTGAGGCGCAGCTTCGCCTGCTCCAACTCTGCAGTACTTGTTGGTTTATGAATTGCCTTGAGACTCGTTTTCAGATCAAGTAGATCGTGAGCAACTAACACATCTTCAGGCAACGGTTCGTCTAGGTCGCCTAGTTTGAGCAAAACTGACTCGACACATCGAGCAATGGTCCAGGTTGGCAGTTTTTTTGTTGCCGAATAAACCGGCAAGAATTGCTCTGCGTAATCATCGGCCGAAATCTGGGTAAATTCACCTAATAGCTCGTAATCAGGGTGGGTCAATTGACGCTTGTTATTGAAGACCGAAACTTGGCCGGCAAACAACCCGCGTTTGCCCGGAGTCAGCTCTTTTTCTCGCCAATGCTGGTTGAAAAACATTAACGTCAGTTGACCCGTTCCATCACTAATGACAACTTCCTGGCGATTACCAGGCTTTGATTGATTCCGCAGAGACTTAAAAGT
Protein-coding sequences here:
- the recG gene encoding ATP-dependent DNA helicase RecG produces the protein MTELAEPLSTVIGAKTADLLNSEFGMNTVEDLLRHYPRRYEQRGALTNLNSLEIGEHVTVQAEVVTFKSLRNQSKPGNRQEVVISDGTGQLTLMFFNQHWREKELTPGKRGLFAGQVSVFNNKRQLTHPDYELLGEFTQISADDYAEQFLPVYSATKKLPTWTIARCVESVLLKLGDLDEPLPEDVLVAHDLLDLKTSLKAIHKPTSTAELEQAKLRLKWDEALALQIILAQQRYEDAKWPAIARTPKVGGLLDSFDQSLPFSLTQGQVEVAETLAAELATGHPMHRLLQGEVGSGKTVIAVRAMLTVVDSGGQAALLAPTEVLAMQHYRAVTNLLGPLARAGELGAAEGATGVTLLTGSLNTAQRRKALLDITSGQAGIVIGTHALLEDRVDFFDLGLVVIDEQHRFGVEQRATLVSKAGTERRPHVLVMTATPIPRTVAMTAFGALAVSTLTELPKGRQPITTHVVAAAEKPAHLERAWQRIREEVTQGHQVYIVVPRIASQQDKDAEAKSRPAVALEDLFNELTTGPLADLRVGALHGQMSPADKDAVMQRFTAGPSSPDGIEVLISTTVIEVGVDVPNATTMVIMDADRFGISQLHQLRGRVGRGSLPGLCLLVTESSQYSPARARLAAVASTTDGFELAALDLEQRREGDVLGREQSGVHSSLKLVSIIADAPLLEQARELAQAIVQTDPNLENQPALARAVTALVASRAEFVKKS
- a CDS encoding pantetheine-phosphate adenylyltransferase; amino-acid sequence: MRKAVCPGSFDPVTNGHLDVFARAADQFDHVTVAVLINSTKSGLFSIDERVAMLRECTADYSNIVVDTFEGLLADYCANHDIKAIVKGLRAVSDFDYELQMAQMNSTLGVDTFFVATNPEFSFLSSSLIKEVAKFNGDVSGLVPVAVQEALKNKFTAQA
- the rsmD gene encoding 16S rRNA (guanine(966)-N(2))-methyltransferase RsmD; the encoded protein is MTRIISGRHKGRRLIVPASVTRPTSSRVREAVFSTVQHALGDFAGTKVLDLYAGSGAMGLEAMSRGALQCTFIEKDASAADCIAANIKELNQERAVISKVDVSVSTSNPPNSGPYDLVFLDPPYALPNSALVDVISGLANNKWLSQEAFIVVERSAKSTLAWPDSIHEYAQKSYGDTGIWYGVYAPDRVEV
- a CDS encoding ribonuclease III; this encodes MSASYDDLFARLGLSIDEQLIALALTHRSFAYESGGIPTNERLEFLGDSVLSIIITDFLYQEHQDLPEGQLAKMRSAVVNARALASVARELRLGDYLLLGKGEEATGGRDKSSILADTVEAVIGAIYLSNGLAEVKSFVLGNFAYLLEQAQSLGAGLDWKTSLQELTAELGVGVPAYSITEQGPDHEKMFHAQVVLGERLYGHGTGSNKKEAEQLAAASAYAELKAEHAEK
- a CDS encoding DUF177 domain-containing protein, whose product is MTSLDPHVPLVLDVRDLGRRAGAMKTKTFNVTLVEELGIGVISVAQDSEVEFDLRLESVMEGVLVTGTALVTVTGECSRCLEPLSYDLEVDLQELYEYPDTDHRGRVVEDELDNEDVLKVEDDLIDLEPLLRDAVVLALPIQPLCKSDCLGLCVECGQNLNEQPEHQHEITDPRWSALADLTRPEPRSQD
- a CDS encoding 50S ribosomal protein L32; this translates as MAVPKRKTSRSNTRHRRSAWKTTAANLATCDRCRAPKLQHTACTTCGTYDKRQVLSV